In the genome of Ananas comosus cultivar F153 linkage group 11, ASM154086v1, whole genome shotgun sequence, one region contains:
- the LOC109717418 gene encoding uncharacterized protein LOC109717418 has protein sequence MSMAPSTSAAAARVSLVLSLLIFASSISVSSSSSSSASPKKILAHASAAATAGGAECRELGSREECARSPRRCRWCRSDAIDDMCFGSAEAWRLPHQVFSCDPIPVAAAS, from the coding sequence ATGTCGATGGCCCCTTCGACCTCGGCAGCTGCGGCTAGGGTTTCGCTGGTGCTCTCGCTCCTCATCTTCGCGTCCTCGATCTcggtctcctcctcctcctcctcctccgcatcTCCCAAAAAGATCCTCGCCCacgcgtcggcggcggcgacggcgggaGGGGCGGAGTGTCGGGAGCTGGGGTCGAGGGAGGAGTGCGCGCGGAGCCCGCGGCGGTGCCGGTGGTGCCGCAGCGACGCGATCGACGACATGTGCTTCGGATCCGCCGAGGCGTGGCGCCTCCCCCACCAGGTCTTCTCCTGCGATCCAATTCCAGTCGCCGCCGCGTCCTAG